GGGTGCAGTACCTGGCGGAAACGCTGCGCGGTGCTCTCGGGGGTGTGCCCGGTGTCGAGGTGGTGGATGGCGGCCACGAGCGCTGCGGCATCGTCACCTTTACGGTGGCGGGGCGCGAGGCGGAGGCACTCAAGGCCGGGCTGGGCAAGCGAGGCGTGAACGTGTCCGTGGCGAGTGGCTCCGGCAACCTCGTATGGTTCGAGCAGCGCGGACTCACGGCGGTGGTGCGTGCGTCCGTGCATTATTTCAACACGCCCTCGGAGATCGATCGCCTGATCGCCTCGCTGCTTCCGCTGTGTTGATCGTCTCGAGCTAGAAGTTCGTTGAGGCCGCTTCCCCCAGAAGCCGGTTTCTTCTCCTCATGGGAGGCCTGCCGCGCACGTTGCCACGCTGCGCCCAGGAACGAAATCCCCTGCACGTGTCGCGATGAACGCCCAACGCAGGACACTAGCGGCGTTGATTGCTGAAACGCTCGTCGATCAAACATAACCGCCGCAATAGCTGCCGCCACCCCAAGACTGCCGTCGTTGTTCGCGTATAAACGACCGTTCGTCGCCTCATTGCTACATCTCGGCTATAGACTGGAACCCACGAGGATCGGACGCGGCCTTGCCAGCGAATAGAAGGCAGCCGCAAAAACACACAGAGGACATGGACGTGCGTACCAGACCAGCATCCGGCGCCAGACCGGACGACTCCACGACGGACTCGAACTCAGCTTTTGCGCTGCGCCACCTCGCCAGCGTGCTGCTCGCCGCCACGCTGCTCAGCGCCGGGGGCGCCTACGCCCACGAAGAGGATGTGGACGAAGAGGTGATCGTCACCGGCCGCTCCACTAGCCTCATCGGCGTCGCCACCTCGGCTTCCCAGGGCTTTATCGGACAGGACGATCTCGCCGCGAGGCCCACCCTGCGCGTGGGCGAGCTGCTCGAGGCGATCCCCGGCGCCGCCGTGACCCAGCACTCGGGGCCCGGCAAGGCTAATCAGTACTTCCTGCGCGGCTTCAACCTCGATCACGGCACAGACTTCGCCGGTTTTGTCGACGGCGTGCCCCTGAACCTGCCGACCCACGGCCATGGCCAGGGTTACCTCGACTTGAACCCGATCATTCCCGAGCTCGTGAAGACGGTCGACTTCGGCAAGGGCCCCTACTACGCCGACATCGGCGACTTTTCCTCCGCCGGTTACGCTCGCTACACGCTCCAGGACTCCCTGGCCTCGCCTGTCATCGAGGCCACTTTGGGCGAATTCGGCTTCTACCGCACGGTCCTCGCCGGGTCGAAGCAGTTCGCTGGCGACGCCAACATCCTCGCCGCCCTGGAGCTCCAGCAGTACGACGGCCCCTGGGAACTCGACAACGATGCCCAAAAGGTCAACGGCTTCGCCCGCATTTCCGGCCACGTCGGTGACACCTTTCTCTCTCTGTCCGCCTCTGCCTACGCGGCCGACTGGAACTCCACGGATCAGGTGCCTACCCGTGCCATCGAGCAAGGCCTAATTTCACCGCTAGGTAATATCGACCCGACGCTGGGCGGTGAGAGCGAGCGCTACAGCCTCAACTTTGAGTTTGCTGGCGATCCGGCCAACGGCGGAGGCTTCCGCGGCAACGCCTACGCCGTCGCCTCGGACTTCGAACTCTTTTCGAACTTCACCTACTTCCTCGACGATCCCGAGAACGGCGATCAGATCACCCAGCGCGATCGGCGCCTAATCGTGGGCGGTAGCTTCGAGTACGAGTTCACCAACCAACTCTTCGGCCGCGAATGGGTCACCCGCGTGGGCACGCAGCTGCGCCACGACGAGATCTACGACGTGGCCCTCCTGCGCAGCGTGGCACGCGACCCGTTCTCCACGGTGCGCGAGGACGAGGGCAGCCAGACCAATATCGGCGTCTACGCGGACACCACTATTGAGCTAACGCCCTGGATGCGCACCACCTTGGGCCTGCGCGCGAACCAGTATTGGTTCGATATCGACGAGAGCAACATCGCCGCCAATGTGGGCGACGAAAGCGATGGCCTGGTGCAGCCCAAGGCGACCCTGGTGTTCGGGCCTTTCCGCGACACGGAGATCTACCTGAACGCGGGCGAGGCCTTCCACAGCAACGACGCGCGCGGCACGGTCACCCGAATCGACCCCGCCAGCGGCGAACCCGCCGATCCCGTCACTCCGTTGGTGCAGTCGCGTGGCGCCGAGGTGGGTGTTCGCACGGCGGCCATCCCCGGCCTCCAATCGACCCTCGCCGTCTGGTGGCTGGAGTTGGACTCGGAGCTGCTGTTCGTCGGCGATGCGGGCACCACGGAGCCGAGCGGCTCCTCGCGCCGGGTGGGCGTAGAGTGGAGCAACTTTTACCGCATCAACCGGTTCCTCACCTTCGATGCGGACATCGCCTTCACGGACTCGGAGTTCGACAACGGCGATGAGATCCCGGGCTCCGTCGGTCGGGTGATCACCAGCGGCTTCAGCTTCGACCTGCCGAGCGGCCCCTTCGGCGGCGTCTATTTCCGCCACTTCGGCGATAGCCCCCTGACCGAAGACGGCAGCGTGATGGCCGACTCCACCTCCGTGGTGAACCTGCGTGCCGGCTACCGTCGCGAGCGCTTCGAAGTGGCGGTCGATGCCTTCAACCTGTTCGACTCCAACGACCCGGACATCTCCTACTTCTTCGCTTCTTGCCTACCGACGGACCCGCAGGCGGTCTGCGGCGCTGGCAGCAGCGGTGAAGGTGTAGAAGACGTGCACATCCATCCGGTGGAGCCGCGCCAGCTAAGGGCAACGTTCACTCTGCGATTCTAGGGAAGGCTCTGGGTCAAGTTATGAAGACGAGAATAATAAGGAGCCAGGACCTCGCGGCGCTCGTCGCCGAGGTTGGACTGGACGAAATCATGGGTCGCATGATCGAGCGCTTGGCCCAGACCTGTCGCGAGTTCGACACGCAGCGCTTCCAGGTGCGCGTGCGCGACGGGTACACCTACGAGCAGCCCCGGGTTGGCCTGATCGAGTGGATGCCCGTGATGGAGGCGGGGCGTCGGGTCACCGTGAAGATGGTGGGCTACCACCCGCGCAACCCGAGCGCCTTCCAGGTGCCGACGATCCTCTCCACGGTCGGTGCCTACGACACGGATACGGGCCATCTCATCGGGCTGAGCGACGCTACCTTCCTCACCGCCGTGCGCACGGCGGCCGCCTCGGCGGTGGCCAGTCAGATCCTCGCGCGGCCGGACAGTCGCGTGCTGGGCATTGTGGGCGTCGGCGCTCAGGCGGTCTGTCACCTACACGCCCTGAGCCGCTGTTTCCCCCTGGAGCAGGTGCTGATCTACGACGTGGATGGCGCCGCGGTAGCGTCCTTCGCCAAGCGCGTGGCGGGCCTGTCACCGCGCGCCCTCGACATCGTCCCGGCCACGCCAGAGCAGATCGTGGCGCGCTCGGACATGCTCGTCACGGCCACCTCCGTGGCCGCCGGTGCGGGCCCCGTAGTCGACGATGGCAACTGCCAGCCCGGGCTGCACGTCAACGCCGTCGGCGCCGACTTCCCGGGCAAGACGGAGCTGCCGATTGCGCTGCTGCAGCGCGCACTCGTGTGCCCGGACTACGCGCCTCAGGCGATGAAGGAAGGGGAGTGCCAGCGCCTCGAGGCCGACCAGATCGGCCCCGACCTACTCGAGATCACCAAGCAGGCGGCTACCATGCAGGCCCATCAGGATCGCCTCACGGTGTTCGATTCCACCGGTTTCGCCCTCGAGGACCACGTGGCCCTGGAGCTAGCCCTAGAGTGGGCGGAGCAGTTCAACCTAGGCCTCGAGCTCGAACTCGAGTCGATCAGTGACGACCCCCTGAACCCGTATCAATTCGCCGAGGTAGACCAGGCGGTAGCCGCCGTGGTGAGCTGAGCGCTCGGTACTTAGGGAAGAGTTGAGAGCGAGAGACGATGGACTTCTCCGTAGACCCGCAGAGCCAAGAGCTCATCGACGCGGCGCGCGACTTCGCCAGCCGCGAACTCGGCGCAGACCTGGTGGCGCGCGACCACCGCGGCGCCAAGGACGAGAGCGACTGGCGCGGCGATTGGCACAAGTGCGCCGAGTTCGGCGTGCTCGGCCTAAACGTCCCCACGGAATATGGCGGCCGCGGCCTGAACACCGTCGATACGATCATGGTGCTTGAGGCGATCGGCTACGGGTGCCCGGACAATGGCCTAACGCTCGGCTTGAACGGCCAGATCTGGGCCGTGCAGGAGCCCATCCAGACCTTCGGCACGCCGCAGCAGAAGCAGCGCTACCTGCCGGGGCTCGCCAACGGTCAGCTCATCGGTGCCCACGGCATGACGGAGGAGGCCTCTGGCTCTAACGCTTTTGGCCTCAGCACGGTGGCTGAGCGAGACGGCGACGAGTACGTGCTCAACGGCCACAAGACCTACATCGGGCTCGGTCCCACCTGCGACCTAGCAATAGTATTCGCTACCACGGATCCGTCTCTCGGCCAGTGGGGGCTTTCGGCCTTCCTCGTCGAAGCGAGCACGGCGGGCTTCACGCGGGGAGAGCCCCAGCAGAAGATGGGCTTGCGCACCGCCCCGATGGGCGAGCTCACCCTAGAGAATTGTCGAGTGCCCGCGGACGCCATGCTCGGCCCCGCCGGTGCCGGGCAGAGCATTTTCCAGCACTCGATGGAATGGGAGCGGAGCTTCATCTTCGCGAGCCACGTCGGCTCCATGGCACGGCAGCTCGACGAGTGCGTCGCCTTTGCCCGCAAGCGCGAAGTGTTCGGTCAGCCGATCGCCAACTACCAGAGCATCTCCAACCGCCTGGCGGAAATGAAGCTACGTCTGGAGACTTCTCGCCTGCTGCTCTATCGCGCCGCGTGGTCGATGGACAACGGTGGCGCGTCGGCCGCCGAGGCCGCCTTGGCCAAGCTGCACATCTCGGAGGCCTTCGTCGCCTCGAGCCTGGACGCCATCCGCATCCACGGCGGTAAAGGGTATCTCTCCGAAGCGGGCGTGGAGCGCGACCTGCGCGATGCCGCCGGGGGGGTGATCTACTCCGGCACCTCGGACATCCAACGCCAGGTCATCGCGCGCCTGCTCGGCGTGTAGGGCGAGGCGAGGGCGAGCCATGCGCCACCTGCTCCATCGCCTGGTGGACGATGCGGCGGCTCGCGAGCCCTCGCGCGAAGCCGTGCGTTGCCGGGGTGAGGCCCTCACCTACGAAGTCCTCGTGCGCCAAGCGAACGGGCTCGCCCACGAGCTGGTGGCCCGCGGGGTGCGTCGTGGCGATCGCGTGGGCGTTCTTCTCGGCAAGGGCGTCGCGTGTGCCGTGGCCATCCACGCCATCATGAAGGCCGGCGCCGCTTACGTGCCCCTCGACCCCGGTGCCCCAGCCCTGCGGCACGCCTTCATCGTGGAGGACTGTGGCCTAGCGGTATTGATCAGTGAGCCGAAGCGTCGTCGCCAGCTCGCCCAGCTCAGCGAGGCGACTCAGACGCTTGCGCACGTGATCGGCGTGGAGCAAGAGGGCGGCGAAGGCCTCACCTGGGAGCAGATCGCCGCCGGCGCCCGCGAGCACGGCCCCGCCGTGCCGGTCACCGAGCAAGATCCCTGCTACATCCTCTACTCCTCCGGCTCGACGGGCACGCCCAAGGGCATCATGCACGCCCACCGCAGCGCTCTGGCTTGGGCGGAGGTGTCAGCGACCGAACACCAGCTGGTGTCGGAAGATCGCATCAGTAACTACGCCCCTCTGCACTTCGATCTCTCCACCCTCGACTACTTCGCTGGCGTCCTTGCCGCCTGCACCATGGTGATGGTGCCCGAGGAGCACGCGCGCATGCCCGCGAGCCTTGCGCAGCTGCTAGAGGAGGAGGCCCTAACCCTCTTCTACACGGTGCCCTTCGCCCTGATTCAGCTGGTGACCAGCCGGGCCCTCGAGGAGCGCCCCCTACCGGCCCTCACGCGCGTGCTCTTCGGCGGTGAGCCGATGACCATCAAGCACCTGCGTCGCCTGCAGCAGCTCCTGCCTCACGTCTCCTTCTGCAACGTGTACGGCCCGACGGAGGTGAATGGTTGTACCCGCTACTACGTGCCGCCGATCGAAGCGGACGATGCGCCGTCGCTGCCGATCGGCACGCCCTACGACAACGTAGAGGCGTTGGTCATCGACGCCGACGGCGGGACGGTCTCGCGGGGTGAGACGGGAGAGCTCGCGATCCGGGCCCCCACCATGATGCGCGGCTATTGGAATCGTGAGGACCTAATGGCGAAGGCCTATCACGACGTCTCACGCTATCCCGCTTGCTCCCCGGATCGCTTCTATCGCACCGGTGACATCGTGATCCGCCGTGACGATGGCAATTTCGACTTCCTCGGTCGGGCGGACCGCCTGATCAAGACCCGTGGCTGCCGCGTAGATCTGGATGAGATCGAAGCCACGTTGGCGACCTGCGAAGGGGTAGAGGAAGCGGCCGTGTTCCCGGTGACCGACGGCACCGGCACCTTGGCCGTGCACGCCTCGGCTCGTCAGGCATCAGGCGGGCAGCTCGAGGCAGCACCCCTGCAGCGCGCGCTCAAGGCGCGCCTGCCCGCCTATGCTATACCCGTAGCACTGACGGTCGTTGACGAGTTTCCCCGCACCACCTCGGGTAAGGTGGATCGACGTGCGCTACGCCAGCTGGCGGAAGCCCACAGCGACAACAACAACGCGCAGCCTGCTTGAGCCCCGGTCGAGCACAAGCGCGAGCACAGTGAACAGCATGCGACAGCAAGTAATCGACTTCATCAACGACGACCTCCTGGCGGACCAGGATGATGTGACCATCGGCGGCGACGATGAGCTGCTCGTCGACGGCTACCTCGACTCCCTCGGCGTCATGCGCCTGGTGAGCTTCATCGATAGCGAACTCGGCATGAGCGTGCCGCCGCAGCACATCACGATCGAGAACTTCCGCTCCGTAGACGTGCTCGTGGCCTACCTCCAGGCGCGTCAAGGCCAAGGAGCTGCGACGCAATGACCGTCGACACGTCGACCGGTGATGCGCTCACCGGCCGATGGATCGACGATATCGAGGCCGC
Above is a window of Pseudomonadota bacterium DNA encoding:
- a CDS encoding ornithine cyclodeaminase family protein → MKTRIIRSQDLAALVAEVGLDEIMGRMIERLAQTCREFDTQRFQVRVRDGYTYEQPRVGLIEWMPVMEAGRRVTVKMVGYHPRNPSAFQVPTILSTVGAYDTDTGHLIGLSDATFLTAVRTAAASAVASQILARPDSRVLGIVGVGAQAVCHLHALSRCFPLEQVLIYDVDGAAVASFAKRVAGLSPRALDIVPATPEQIVARSDMLVTATSVAAGAGPVVDDGNCQPGLHVNAVGADFPGKTELPIALLQRALVCPDYAPQAMKEGECQRLEADQIGPDLLEITKQAATMQAHQDRLTVFDSTGFALEDHVALELALEWAEQFNLGLELELESISDDPLNPYQFAEVDQAVAAVVS
- a CDS encoding acyl carrier protein, whose product is MRQQVIDFINDDLLADQDDVTIGGDDELLVDGYLDSLGVMRLVSFIDSELGMSVPPQHITIENFRSVDVLVAYLQARQGQGAATQ
- a CDS encoding amino acid adenylation domain-containing protein encodes the protein MRHLLHRLVDDAAAREPSREAVRCRGEALTYEVLVRQANGLAHELVARGVRRGDRVGVLLGKGVACAVAIHAIMKAGAAYVPLDPGAPALRHAFIVEDCGLAVLISEPKRRRQLAQLSEATQTLAHVIGVEQEGGEGLTWEQIAAGAREHGPAVPVTEQDPCYILYSSGSTGTPKGIMHAHRSALAWAEVSATEHQLVSEDRISNYAPLHFDLSTLDYFAGVLAACTMVMVPEEHARMPASLAQLLEEEALTLFYTVPFALIQLVTSRALEERPLPALTRVLFGGEPMTIKHLRRLQQLLPHVSFCNVYGPTEVNGCTRYYVPPIEADDAPSLPIGTPYDNVEALVIDADGGTVSRGETGELAIRAPTMMRGYWNREDLMAKAYHDVSRYPACSPDRFYRTGDIVIRRDDGNFDFLGRADRLIKTRGCRVDLDEIEATLATCEGVEEAAVFPVTDGTGTLAVHASARQASGGQLEAAPLQRALKARLPAYAIPVALTVVDEFPRTTSGKVDRRALRQLAEAHSDNNNAQPA
- a CDS encoding TonB-dependent receptor, which gives rise to MRTRPASGARPDDSTTDSNSAFALRHLASVLLAATLLSAGGAYAHEEDVDEEVIVTGRSTSLIGVATSASQGFIGQDDLAARPTLRVGELLEAIPGAAVTQHSGPGKANQYFLRGFNLDHGTDFAGFVDGVPLNLPTHGHGQGYLDLNPIIPELVKTVDFGKGPYYADIGDFSSAGYARYTLQDSLASPVIEATLGEFGFYRTVLAGSKQFAGDANILAALELQQYDGPWELDNDAQKVNGFARISGHVGDTFLSLSASAYAADWNSTDQVPTRAIEQGLISPLGNIDPTLGGESERYSLNFEFAGDPANGGGFRGNAYAVASDFELFSNFTYFLDDPENGDQITQRDRRLIVGGSFEYEFTNQLFGREWVTRVGTQLRHDEIYDVALLRSVARDPFSTVREDEGSQTNIGVYADTTIELTPWMRTTLGLRANQYWFDIDESNIAANVGDESDGLVQPKATLVFGPFRDTEIYLNAGEAFHSNDARGTVTRIDPASGEPADPVTPLVQSRGAEVGVRTAAIPGLQSTLAVWWLELDSELLFVGDAGTTEPSGSSRRVGVEWSNFYRINRFLTFDADIAFTDSEFDNGDEIPGSVGRVITSGFSFDLPSGPFGGVYFRHFGDSPLTEDGSVMADSTSVVNLRAGYRRERFEVAVDAFNLFDSNDPDISYFFASCLPTDPQAVCGAGSSGEGVEDVHIHPVEPRQLRATFTLRF
- a CDS encoding acyl-CoA dehydrogenase family protein, which produces MDFSVDPQSQELIDAARDFASRELGADLVARDHRGAKDESDWRGDWHKCAEFGVLGLNVPTEYGGRGLNTVDTIMVLEAIGYGCPDNGLTLGLNGQIWAVQEPIQTFGTPQQKQRYLPGLANGQLIGAHGMTEEASGSNAFGLSTVAERDGDEYVLNGHKTYIGLGPTCDLAIVFATTDPSLGQWGLSAFLVEASTAGFTRGEPQQKMGLRTAPMGELTLENCRVPADAMLGPAGAGQSIFQHSMEWERSFIFASHVGSMARQLDECVAFARKREVFGQPIANYQSISNRLAEMKLRLETSRLLLYRAAWSMDNGGASAAEAALAKLHISEAFVASSLDAIRIHGGKGYLSEAGVERDLRDAAGGVIYSGTSDIQRQVIARLLGV